TTCCGCGGCGCGCTTGAACTCCCCGTTCTCCTGATACCGATACGCCAGCGCGATGCGCGCGGCCGTGAGGCCGGAGAACGCCCGCTTGAGCGGCGCATCCACGTTCACCTCGCCGAGCTGCCGCGCCAGCAGGATGCACCCCTCGTAAAGCGTGGCGGCATTGGTCAGGTTGCCTTCCTTGTGGACGCGCTCGGCGTAGAGGAGGTTGAGGTTCAGTTGCTGGGCGGTGGCCGCCCGTTTGTGGGCTTCCTCTTCCATGAGCCGGATGAGGTCGTCGCGGGCCTTGGCGGGGTCCACCTGGGCCCGGAGCGATCCAGCCGTTGCATGGACGAGGATGGCGAGTGCCAGAGCCTTTGCGGCTCCGGCCCACAGGGGACTGGAGTTTGTCATACAGTTCGGTTTATTGCCGTGGCCTGATTGGGATGGGGATGATCGTCCGCTTTTCAGTGGAGACGGATTCGACTATGAACTCGGTGTCCTTGATTGCAATGATTTTGTAGGATTCGCCGCCGAAAGTGATGGTGTCGCCGACGCGGCGGTTGGCGGGAATGGCGGGCAGGGGTTCGAGGGGATACGCCAAGTCGATGGCGTAGCCCATGATGCGTTTGTAGGGATTGCCGGGCGTGATCTTGTAGTCGAGCACGGGCGGTTCGTTGGTCATGTGGATGTCCACCACGAACTGAAGTTCAGGGGTGTTGAATCCGGTGGCTTCCTTGAGGAGGGCGCGGAGGGTGTCGTCGAGTTTGGCGGTGCCGCCGGTCTGGGTGGATCGCGGGATGGCGGTGCGCAAGTTGGCGTTGGTGTGGTATTCGCGGGTGAAGTAGAGGGTGATGTTGGTGCGGTCGGTGGTGGTGCTGGCCTTGGCATCCACGACGAGGTGCAGGGGGGTGTGCTTGCTGATCTGGAGCTTCCTGGGTCCGATGTCGCTTCCACGGACGATCTGCTGGTCGTTGGTGCGGAGATACCAGGTCCATGGATTGAAGACGTGGTGGAGTTTGTCGAGGTCGAGGGGCGCGGGGGTCTTGAGCTTGACGATGATGTCGTTGTATTTCTGCTGGTTCTCGACTTCGGCCTTGTTGTCGGGGGCGTCGACGGCTTTGTCGACTTCGATGCCGACTTGTTTGACCTGCCAAAGGAGCCAGCCCGCCGCGCCGAGGAGTCCGGCCAGGACGACGGTTAGGATGAGTTTCTCGTAGTGGCGCTTGAGGAATTCCATGGGGTTGCCTAAGGGGAGTCGTCAGGCGGCATGGTGGCTTTGGACTTTTTGGATTTGGCGGGAGGGGTTCCTGGCGGCGGCTGCGGGGGCTCGCCATTTCCACCGGTCATCGCAGCCCCGGCTGCCGGCGGGGAGGCGACGCTGACTTGTCGGGGCGGGCCTTTGTAGGGTTTGATGATGTCCACCTTCATGGTGACGAGCAGGGGCTTTTCATCGAGTATTTTGACGAGGTTGGACTTGGGTGCGCCGGCGCCCTTGGCGGCTTTGCCGGGCGGCTGCACTCCCGGCGCCGGCTGGCGGGGCGCCGCCATGGCGGGATTGGGGTTGGGCATGGGCATGGTTCCGCCTCCCGCCTCGGCGGGATCGGCCTTGGGGGCGGGGGCGGGGCCGCCTTCGGAGGATTGGATGTCGATTTTTCGGACGACGAGGAAGTAGCGGTTGGTGGCGAAGCGGTTGAGGACGGAGCCGAGTTCGGGGGTGAAGCATTTGAAACTGACGACGTAGGGGGCAACGATGCCGTAGTGGTTGGTCACCACGTGTCGGTCGGTGAGGAATTCGGGGTTGCTGCTGGTGGGTTCGCCTTTGACAGGGGTGCGCTGGATGGATTGGAGGGAGGAGATGCGGGACTCGAAGAGGACGCTGGCGATGGCGCGGATTTCCTCGAGCTGGATGATGAGGTCGGGGATGAGTGTGACCTGGATCTGGCGGCCGAGGAGTTCGCCGAAGGTGAATTTGTATCGGGGGGGGAGAGTGATGCCGGAGTTGGTGGCTTCGCGAGTGAGCTCGGCGATGTTTTTGTCGAGCAGGATCATGAACGGCCCGGGGGCGATGGGCTGGTTGGTGATGGTGACGAAGAGGCCTTCGGCTTCGTCCATGAATTTTTTGAGGACGACGCCGTTGTTTTTGATGATGGCGATGTTGGCCTCGCTGGGTGTGGGGTTGTATTCGCTGAGGGTCTTGATGCCGTCCTTGAGCTGCTTGATGCTTTCGTCGTAGCTATTGTAGACGGCGTATTCGGAGAGGAGGTAGACGATGGCAATCCCGAGCAGGGCGAGTGCGCCGAGGGCGCTGATGACGAGGAGAATGTTGCGTTTGAGCCAGAGCATGGTTTCAGGGATGAACGGCCAGGTGGCCGGTCACGGCTGGATGGGTTGCTTGAGCTGGAGGGTGACGGCGAAGCCAAAGGTGTGGTTGGTGGCTTCGACTTGTTCGATGCGGTTGGTGAGGCTGGTGCCTTCGGCCACGAAAAGGGCGTTGGTTTGGAACTGGTGCTGGAGCGCGAGGACAAACTCGGAGTTGGCGCTGGGGGAGTGTTTGGTCAGGCTGAGTGCGCGGCAGTTGAGGTTCAGGAAGTGGATGGCGCCGCTGCCTCCGACTGAAGTCGGGGTTGCCGCTGCTGCGGCTGCTGCGTCGGCTTCGCCGCCCAGGGGGGGCACGCGGGACGGAGGGCCGCCGCCGCCGCCGCGCCCTTCCTCGACGGCCGCCATGCTTTCGATCCAGATGCCGGAGTGGATGACTTCGTTGGTGGGCACGCCGTCGGGACGGTGCGGGTTGGTTTCCATCTTGATGAAGATGTCCTGGATGCCTTTGAAGACTTCGCCCCACCGGACGCGGTTCTTGAGGATTTCTTCGTAGAGGAGGGTCTGGCCTTTGATGGCGTTTTGTTCTTCCACGGCTTTGCCGAGGCGTTCGGCGGCTTCGTTCATGGGGTTGAAGACTTTTTCAAGGTCTTCGCGTTGTTTGGCTTTTTTGGCGCTGGCCCAGCTGTAGAACATGCCCATGGCGAAGACGACGAGGACGACACTGAAGATGCTGGCGATGAAGTAGGCTCTTTTCTGGCTGAATTCCTGGCGCTTGCGGTGGGTGTCGGGCATCAGGTTGAGCTCGACGGGGCATTGCGCGAGGTTGCGGATGGCCAGGCCGACGACTTCGCCGAAGGTGTGGGCGTGCTTGGCGAGTTCCTCGAGGACGACGCCCTGGTCGATCTGGATGAGACGGAAAGGGTTGAGGTATTCGACGCCGGTGTTGAGTTTTTCGGCGAAGAATTGGGCGGTGTAGGGCATCAGGCTCGCGCCGCCGGCCAGATACAGCCGCTGGGGGGCGGTGCCGCCCTGTTGCCCGCGGTAGAACTGGATGGTCTGGTTCATCTGGATGTGCAGGCGGGTCATCACCTGCCGCGCGATCTTGGAGAGCAAGGCCTGGTGCGGGCTGTTGGGGTCTTCGTAGGCGCCGCCGAGGCTGACGAAGCCTTCCTCGATTTTCATCCGCTCGGCGTCGGGGAAGGGGACGCGGGATTCGTTGGCGAAGTCGCTGGTGATGGAGTTGGCGCCGATGGTGATGGCGCGGGAGAAGCTCTTGGACTTCTCGAAGAAGAGGAGGTTGCTGGTCTTGGCGCCGATGTCCAGGATCATGCTGCAGCCTTCCTGGTCGCTGTAGTTGAACCGGAAGGAGTTCATGAGCGCGGCGTGGGAGACATCGACGAGCTGGAGGTCGAGCTTGGCGGCTTCGCAAAGGCGCAGGTAGCTTTCGACGAC
The sequence above is a segment of the Verrucomicrobiota bacterium genome. Coding sequences within it:
- the pilM gene encoding type IV pilus assembly protein PilM — its product is MAKPFLCIDFGAGTLKMGEFEHAEGGSLKLVRWAVKPLGLEGAQGATREGIVLAKLQEAMAENSFTARKVNICAPGSQVFSKFVKLPAESAAKLGEIIQYEAQQNVPFPLDEVVWAYQLLGQAADGGLEVLLVAIKKEVVESYLRLCEAAKLDLQLVDVSHAALMNSFRFNYSDQEGCSMILDIGAKTSNLLFFEKSKSFSRAITIGANSITSDFANESRVPFPDAERMKIEEGFVSLGGAYEDPNSPHQALLSKIARQVMTRLHIQMNQTIQFYRGQQGGTAPQRLYLAGGASLMPYTAQFFAEKLNTGVEYLNPFRLIQIDQGVVLEELAKHAHTFGEVVGLAIRNLAQCPVELNLMPDTHRKRQEFSQKRAYFIASIFSVVLVVFAMGMFYSWASAKKAKQREDLEKVFNPMNEAAERLGKAVEEQNAIKGQTLLYEEILKNRVRWGEVFKGIQDIFIKMETNPHRPDGVPTNEVIHSGIWIESMAAVEEGRGGGGGPPSRVPPLGGEADAAAAAAATPTSVGGSGAIHFLNLNCRALSLTKHSPSANSEFVLALQHQFQTNALFVAEGTSLTNRIEQVEATNHTFGFAVTLQLKQPIQP